In uncultured Bacteroides sp., one genomic interval encodes:
- a CDS encoding TolC family protein translates to MIYRYVCLLVVVLLTTSHIQLKAQDSIAVYVQQALKNNPKIRADFAAYEASMQRIVPAGSLPDPELGFSFYLKSMEQVNGKEIGTLSLMQMFPWFGTLKAAKSEMSWMAKASYEKFRESSFEVIYNVQSQWYKLNSIQAQLANIRENIKLLKSLEEIALYRYKSPSGKGRTSGSSSYSSGSSTAAQASSGMSLSTGGGMAGMGGASSVSAPSSSAMTANQSGSMTSSMSSSSMSGGSGGMSDVLRIQIERAELENSLETTQSQFTATVAAFNALLGRPSATTVSVPDTLLQKPFIANDATAWEAVVAQNPMLAMWKAESASYEAKGEMAKKMGYPMIGIGLEYMINVKKPEDMNSMNTMNSMNGMDMIMPMVKFTLPIYRKKYKAQVKDSKLMQQSAELQYQNTQNELEASFVAINLRIADASRKIALYEKQRQLTETTFQLMLREFSASSVSLTDVLQIQRELLNYSLKQVDSVVEYNTAVAEFEKIIAKDDLITTNK, encoded by the coding sequence ATGATATATAGATATGTTTGTTTGTTGGTAGTAGTGCTGCTGACAACAAGCCACATCCAGCTAAAGGCACAGGATAGTATTGCTGTCTACGTGCAACAGGCACTTAAAAACAATCCGAAGATACGTGCCGACTTTGCAGCCTACGAGGCTTCCATGCAACGTATAGTCCCTGCCGGATCGTTACCCGACCCAGAACTTGGATTCAGTTTTTACCTGAAATCTATGGAGCAGGTAAATGGCAAAGAGATAGGAACACTGAGTCTGATGCAAATGTTCCCTTGGTTTGGAACGCTGAAAGCTGCCAAATCAGAAATGTCGTGGATGGCAAAGGCATCTTACGAGAAGTTCAGAGAGAGCAGTTTTGAAGTAATTTATAATGTTCAGTCTCAATGGTATAAGCTAAACAGCATTCAGGCACAGCTTGCAAATATCAGAGAGAACATTAAACTACTGAAATCATTGGAGGAAATTGCTCTTTACAGATACAAGTCCCCGAGTGGAAAAGGTAGAACTTCCGGTTCTTCTTCATACTCTTCCGGCTCTTCAACTGCAGCTCAGGCATCATCGGGAATGTCGCTCTCTACAGGTGGAGGAATGGCAGGAATGGGCGGAGCTTCATCTGTTAGTGCACCATCCTCTTCAGCAATGACAGCAAACCAGTCGGGCTCTATGACGAGCAGCATGTCTTCCTCGTCCATGAGTGGTGGAAGCGGTGGCATGTCCGATGTACTGCGTATACAGATTGAAAGAGCCGAACTGGAAAACTCACTCGAAACAACACAATCGCAGTTTACAGCAACCGTAGCAGCGTTCAATGCTTTACTGGGACGTCCGTCTGCTACAACTGTCAGTGTGCCCGATACTTTGCTGCAGAAACCATTTATAGCCAATGATGCTACAGCATGGGAAGCCGTTGTTGCACAGAACCCGATGCTAGCTATGTGGAAAGCAGAAAGTGCTTCTTACGAGGCTAAAGGAGAAATGGCAAAAAAGATGGGCTATCCAATGATAGGAATTGGACTAGAATACATGATTAACGTAAAGAAGCCCGAGGATATGAATAGCATGAACACCATGAATAGTATGAATGGTATGGACATGATAATGCCTATGGTTAAGTTTACGTTGCCAATTTACAGAAAGAAATATAAAGCCCAGGTAAAAGACAGCAAACTAATGCAACAGTCTGCAGAGCTTCAATATCAAAATACCCAGAATGAGCTCGAGGCCAGCTTCGTTGCTATTAACCTGCGTATTGCCGATGCTTCAAGAAAAATAGCTCTTTATGAGAAGCAACGTCAGCTTACAGAAACCACATTCCAACTGATGCTCCGTGAATTTTCGGCATCAAGTGTAAGCCTCACAGATGTATTGCAAATTCAGCGTGAATTGCTTAATTACAGCTTAAAGCAAGTAGATTCCGTTGTGGAATACAACACTGCAGTTGCCGAATTTGAGAAGATTATAGCTAAGGACGATTTGATTACAACTAATAAATAA